One Turneriella parva DSM 21527 genomic region harbors:
- a CDS encoding phosphatidylglycerophosphatase A family protein yields the protein MATKKKTAARQRQKMQSAPRSYEPPAAATTTYIAPAALGRHAAVTWHEIVSTGFFSGYLPKAPGTWGSVFALLICFVGARLLPGEGVIFLGPIPVSWWALALALVTTAVGVYASGIFASEWREEDPGEVVIDEFAGIFFACALIPASPFAYIAAFVLFRIFDITKPGIIHKLQDLPGGYGIVIDDVAAGFAAAPLALGVHFLATRFLG from the coding sequence ATGGCCACGAAAAAAAAGACAGCAGCAAGACAACGGCAGAAAATGCAGAGCGCACCGCGCTCATACGAACCACCTGCCGCTGCGACAACAACCTACATTGCACCTGCTGCGCTCGGCCGCCATGCGGCGGTGACCTGGCATGAGATCGTTTCAACCGGCTTCTTTTCAGGTTATCTGCCGAAGGCCCCGGGCACCTGGGGTTCTGTTTTCGCGTTGCTCATTTGTTTTGTGGGCGCGCGCCTCTTACCCGGTGAGGGTGTCATCTTTCTCGGCCCGATTCCCGTTTCGTGGTGGGCACTCGCCCTGGCACTCGTCACAACGGCCGTGGGAGTTTACGCTTCGGGTATCTTTGCCAGCGAATGGCGTGAAGAAGACCCGGGTGAAGTGGTCATCGATGAATTCGCGGGCATCTTCTTTGCCTGCGCGCTCATACCGGCATCACCTTTCGCTTACATTGCGGCGTTTGTCTTGTTTCGAATTTTCGACATCACCAAACCTGGCATCATACACAAACTGCAAGATCTGCCCGGCGGTTACGGCATCGTGATCGACGACGTCGCAGCGGGTTTCGCCGCTGCGCCGCTCGCGCTTGGGGTACACTTTCTGGCTACTCGATTTCTGGGCTGA
- a CDS encoding SpoIID/LytB domain-containing protein, translating to MQFWADLSQKRIIFPLFLVSALVLTACSPNAKSKFSPYIYKSSSQTALPHDSNGGITVRVKLHAGEALQVKADDYTFTSGRVTRRGSGSITLAEEGMLKPKGFFVLKSKRYFGALEAKREGGGWLYVNHVPMDEYLTSVVSHEMSPNWHPEALKAQAVVARTYLLVKMKERTAKPFDVDTTTNFQVYGGVKKGDTGARNAVGETHDEVLYHGDTLAQTFFHSSCGGTLASAQEVWGKPVPYLNVQNSPYCSAAPVYKWQVKIPFSEIARRLNARGVRNVTVAERSPSKRVKTLTIATASGVKNIRADKFRTALGAIKVKSTFFGVARKGDSVILTGRGFGHGVGMCQWGAKAQADERGNSYKRILDHYFPGTSLRRLAGYSV from the coding sequence ATGCAGTTTTGGGCGGATTTATCACAGAAACGTATCATTTTTCCTTTGTTTTTGGTTTCAGCCCTGGTTTTAACGGCGTGCAGCCCCAACGCCAAGAGTAAGTTCTCTCCTTATATTTATAAATCCTCATCGCAGACGGCGTTGCCGCACGACAGCAATGGCGGCATCACGGTGCGGGTGAAACTGCATGCCGGTGAAGCGCTGCAGGTTAAGGCCGACGATTACACCTTCACCTCGGGCCGGGTAACGCGCCGCGGCAGTGGTTCGATCACTCTTGCCGAAGAAGGTATGCTGAAACCTAAGGGCTTTTTTGTGCTGAAGTCAAAACGCTACTTCGGCGCGCTCGAGGCAAAACGCGAAGGCGGCGGCTGGCTCTACGTCAACCACGTACCGATGGATGAATACCTGACATCGGTGGTGAGCCACGAGATGAGCCCGAACTGGCACCCTGAGGCGCTCAAAGCGCAGGCGGTCGTCGCGCGCACTTACCTGCTCGTCAAAATGAAAGAGCGCACCGCCAAACCATTCGACGTCGACACCACGACGAACTTTCAGGTGTATGGCGGCGTCAAAAAAGGCGACACGGGCGCGCGTAACGCGGTCGGCGAAACGCATGACGAGGTGCTCTACCACGGCGACACCCTCGCGCAGACATTCTTTCACTCTTCATGCGGAGGTACCCTCGCCTCGGCGCAAGAAGTCTGGGGCAAACCCGTGCCGTACCTAAACGTGCAGAACTCGCCCTATTGCTCGGCGGCGCCAGTTTATAAATGGCAGGTAAAAATACCCTTCTCTGAAATAGCCCGGCGTCTGAATGCGCGTGGCGTTCGCAACGTGACGGTTGCTGAACGCAGCCCGTCGAAACGCGTGAAGACGCTGACGATTGCCACGGCCTCGGGTGTAAAAAACATTCGCGCCGATAAGTTTCGTACGGCGCTCGGCGCCATCAAGGTGAAGTCGACGTTCTTTGGTGTCGCGCGTAAGGGTGACTCGGTGATTCTCACGGGCCGTGGCTTCGGTCATGGCGTCGGCATGTGCCAGTGGGGCGCCAAGGCACAGGCTGATGAACGCGGTAATTCGTATAAGCGCATTCTCGATCACTACTTTCCCGGCACGTCGCTGCGCCGTCTGGCCGGTTATAGCGTATAG